From the genome of Portunus trituberculatus isolate SZX2019 chromosome 5, ASM1759143v1, whole genome shotgun sequence:
GAAGAGGAAGTGGATTTAGGGGTGACAATTACAGAGGGCTTAGCCCCAGACAggcatataaataaaatcacggGAGAAGTAACAAATCTGCTAAGGAGAATTAAAATGGCCTTCTTATATTTGGATGctgatatgatgaaaaagttaATTAGTTCTATGATAAGACCAAGACTGGAGTATGTGGCGATTGTGTGGTCCCCTCACACTAAgaagaatattagaaaattggagagggtgCAAAGGGCAGCCACCAAGTTAGTACCAGAACTGAAGGATTGGACTTACGAGGAGCGGTTGAGAAAACTGGAAATTCCAACActtgaaagtaggagagaaaggggagacttgATAGGTATTTATAAAATGGTGAATAACCTGGATAAAGTGGATGGTAACTTTTTATACCTGGAAACAAGGACTACAAGGGATATGGGAAGAAATTGAAGGTGCAGGTGTATAAGAGACATTAAgaagtacagtttccctcatAGAACTGTGGACACTTGGAATGGATTAGATATAGACATCGTAAATGCAGTCAATGTTCACAGTGTCAAAGCTAAGCTGGACGAAACAAGGTATAAAGACGGGTCAGTATGAGCTTGCTCCCCTCCcataaactacaactaggtaaatacacaccatttatgaatatatgtatgtatctatctatcaccaccaccatcactatcatcatcaccaccaccatcactatcaccaccaccatcatcatcatcatttttcttccagGAGATGCAGAGGTGACAATAGTAagcgacgaggaggaagaagaggaggagctggaggaggaggaggaggagggggtatacgaggaggcagtggaggtgaaggaggagggaaagaagaggaagaggaagaggagggaggaggagagaggaggaggcgggggaggaggaggaggaagcaacacCCACCATTCTGACTCGAGGGACAGCGGATCGTCAGACAGTGAGACTGATtcaggtaagaggaagaggaagaagaagaggaggaggaggaggagaaaaagaaagattagctggaggagaaggaggaacagcaggtggaggagaaggagaagaagaagaggaggaggaggattatgtaCGTTTGGTTGtttacacgtgtgtgtgtatgtatgtatgtaaataatgcatatatatatatttaccaatgctgttttctctctctctctctctctctctctctctctctctctctctctctctctctctctctctctctctctcatctcgtccGCCAGAGAGGGTACGTTCCCCCACTCCCCCTCAGAGGACACAGTATCGTAAGTCGtcgttttcctccattttctttactccctcatgtgtgtgtgtgtgtgtgtgtgtttgtgtgtgttgtttggtttttgtttaatttttggtttgctttctctcttgatcttttctatttataactttttttttgtgttgcactttttgtttgtggttgtaaaagagtaaaggaggaggagaagtgaataatatattttttcttttctctcattttcttctcatctttaatttttctcttcctttttttcttaattcaaaTGACATATCTTCATTTTGTATTCTATTATTtgcttttaattctctctctctctctctctctctctctctctctctctctctctctctctctctctctctctctctctcaaaaatatataaaagtattGATTTCTGTTTACTTAGCATGCAGTCCTTTtaagtatcagtagtagtagtagttgtagaagttgGTGTTTTCGTagtacacttaaccccttcaatactggaacacatttttaccttgagttttgtgcataattagaccattttattgacatcaggaagggtttatggagggcagaagattaatgggccacagtctgcactattctaatcccccacataagtttctgaagctgtatagagtcaccaaatagtcagcagaattaatataaaatacatcatggtactgaaggggttaaaaagatcTTGTTACTTAATTGTCATCTTGGTGTTTATTGTTGGCTGTTTATGTTTTAGTAGATAGCATGTGTTATTGCACTTAAACTTTGCTTCCCTGCTGCTTTCTAACGCTTCTAAACTCTGCCAACCATCTCTTATTCTATTCAAACTTATCTCTCTGTCAATTCGTAACATTTATACTCTCATTTCACTGTTCATTGCATCTATAATCaagtttttatttgttgtctaTACTTCTTCCTTGTGGTTCTTGCATCTATacttgtgatttttattttttttttcatacatttttgcttatttctttgtgtgtattCAAGGTATCGTTCCTGTGTATggttttctgtctgtttccagCATCTATACTCAAGTTAGCTCATTGTTATCGTTGCGTCTATACTTTTCCTTTGGTTTTTTTACACATCTATATAATTTTAATCCCTGCATTTATACTTCCCTGCTTGTTTCTTGCATTTATACTCAGCTTACCTCATTTTAATCATtccatctatatttttttccttttttttctgtatctctattattttattcactccaccttcatttttcttcctgtttcttgcaTCTATACTTAACTTACCTCATTTTAATCActgcatctatttttttttttttttaccttatctacgcatctatttatcattttaatcactgcatctatttttttaccttttccttgtatttatGTCTCATTTTAATCACTGCAtcaattttttaccttttccttgCATCTGTATATCATTTTAATCATTGCATCTGTTGTACTTCACTATTGCAGCATTTATAGTGACCCTGTTCCTTATGCTGCAGATTctgagagcagcagcagcacagagacagatgtggaggaggaggagaaggaggagaactcAGCAactggaagggaaaaaggtTCTGGTGAGTATAAACGCCACGAATACACTTTGACTTTCCCTTCATTGGCCACTGCAGTAATGGAATgcttttttatcatgaattattgGTTTGATTAGgggattttattgacattaagaagggtctatggaggtcagaggattaatggtcagaatctttgctattttaatccccacataagtctctgaagctatataaaatcaccaaatagtaaccagaatgaatatgaaaatgtgttatggtactgaaggggttaacttcatCACTAAAACATTACTTAACAAATTTTGCACACCTTTCCttatgacctgacctaaccttatTTTTCCTACTGTCCCAGATGATCACATGTCGAGGTCAGGCAGTGGCACCGGATCAGCCAGGTCAGGCACACCATCTCCTACTCGGGCACGACGCTACAATGACTCGCCTAAGTGAGTGGTCAGGTcttgctaggttaggttaggttgtgtagGGAACAGTCTCTTTGTGAAGGGGCAGGGGTGGTAATGGTGGGctagtgtgtgctgtgtggcctAGCTGTGGTGTCAGGGTTGGAGGAGGTGCAGGGTGGGGAACAGTCTCATTGTGAAGGGgcaggggtggtgatggtgggctagtgtgtgctgtgtggcctAGCTGTGGTGTCAGAgttggaggaggtgcaggaacaatactacaactacaacaaaaacaatcaccatcaccaccatcatcaccattactaacctaagctaacctaatccCAGCATGGAGGGGCGGCGGTCTGACCAGGAGGACGCCACCTACCTGCCGGAGAGCTCCCCTGAGTCACCACTGGAACTGAAGGAGCAGCTGCCCTCTTACTTCCCTGCCATCATGGGCTGCCGCTCTGTTGACGAGTTTGAGTGTCttaacaggtgagagagagagagagagagacggatggcatgtgtttgtttgtgttttgaatagatgataggaaaagagagagtgttgtatgtgagggagaaagggagagattgtttgtgagagagagagatggactgtgtgtgtttgtgtgttttgaatagagagagagattgagtgtTGCAtgtgagggaggtagggagagagtgtttatgagagagagagagagagaaagacggtgtttttgagtgtgtgaacagatgagagaaaaaagtaagagatttgtttattttagaaggaagagaaggagagagtgagtaggaaaaaattgtaaatagaggagggagaaagagagaaaaaaacaattataaacacacacacacacacacacacacacacacacacacacacacacacacacacacacacacacacacacacacacacacacaccttccctccctccctccctccctcccatcactaACCCTTGCCTGTCCACCCCGCCCCCACCAGGATAGAGGAGGGGACATACGGTGTGGTGTACCGGGCCCGGGAGAAAGCCACCAACCAAATAGTGGCGCTGAAGAGACtcaagatggagaaggagaaggaaggcttCCCCATCACCTCACTCAGAGAGGTCAACACTCTGCTCAAGGTCTGAACCATTAcctcaccttgccttgccttacttgACCTTATTTTATgataccttaccttatcttaccttaccttaccttaccttaccttaccttacctcacctcacctaacctacctcacctcacctcacctcacctcacctcacctaacttattctatcctatcctatctcaacctaatgtaaccaaaATTACAAACTGTCTGtagcctaacctaatgtaatatTACTGTGTATCTTTGTaggtttatttattcgttttattatcatcattgtcaaaAGTGACCTGATGCTACCTGGCCTGCCTTAACATAGCCTTTACCTGACCCAAAACTACCGgtagccttacctaacctgattTCACTGTATCTTGTAGGTTGTGTTGGTTTACTTTATGCTTGTCACCACTGTCACTGTTTTTCTCGCCATCACTTCACACtcaccataaaagaaacaccctTAGATCTACACTTTGCTTCGttaatcacaccaccaccactactactactactactactactactactactactactactactactactactactaccaccttttTATCACCACTTGAGTcatcacaaagaaaaagaatgaacttGAAAACAACACATACACTTCAATTAACAtcactaagaaaacacaaaatctATATCTTAcacctctatttttttcattacacttctatttttttccttatacctctatttttccttatttttatttttccatacacctctattttttctcaccatcacttttattttttattcctaaCACTTacacttctattttttccttatacctctatttttttccttatacagtgcttactccaattttgcgagttCAAATTTTGTGATACACCAATTTTGCAACCAAGGACCAAaagttgccattttttttatttgcccatcttgctcctttctcccGGTATTGCAAgtggtggcgggagagagagcgttcccgcaaattatatattactgtattatataggcaatactttattaatctattcatatttatcatattatactatattattatcatatttatattatatttatcatagtttggtggttttggctagttttcataaaaatctggcggtaattcaacgaagctcatctggcaacactgccccgcTCCCTCCTGCCTTCCATTTGTTTATGTACCCCACCACGgagttctctctgcaaatttggaggaatccttGTGCTCGACTTTGTGCGACATGGCACCACCAACCAAGGAAAACATGAGGCTAACTTTGGAGcagatgaagataattaagatgaaaagagatggaaaaaggaactgtgatatttccagagagtttggtgtgggagAATCAACTGTGAGAATGTTGTtttaaaaacagtgagaaaattgaaaaagctcTAAAAACCTATGGCGGAcagattttttattctcgtaGCCATTCTACAAACAGTGATCATTCATATGGAAAGATACCTGGCTCAATATACGATATGTGATATGAATATGggcaaaatattaagaaaatattgaaaaattaggcaaCCAGGGATGAGGGGtccaccatattcaattttttccatAGGAATAATAATTCCAATTTTGCAATTTCCAAATTTGCAACTCACAATGCCACCCCATttctcgcaaaattggagtaagcactgtacttctgtttttctttacacttttattatttttttttccttaaacttctttttctctcaccatcatttcACAAATCACCTTGAACCACACTTCTGTTAaccgcaccactaccactaagaAAACACTAAATTTATACCTTAcaactctttatttttccttatacttctattttattccttacatttctgttttcctcaccatcacttcacaaaacacccttaaaataccactgtcacttcaattaacctcaccaccactactaagaaacacaaaaaccttacatctctatttttttccccatgcACTTCTATTTTCCTCACCATCACTTCATAAATtgcccaaaaacacccttaactccttcagtatggGGAcgctgggtatgattagactattttatttacattaggaagtgtctaaggaggtctatggagggccgagtctccactattttaatccctacataagtttctgaggctgtgtaTAATTGCcagatagtaagtagaatggctatgaaaatgcgtcatggtactgaaagggttaaaacacCACTGACACTTCAATTAacctcactaccactactaagaaaacaaaaatccttatatcttttttttttttttttttttttttttctctctctctccatacacttCTGTTTTTCTCACCATCACTCCACAAATCACACAAAACCTGTATAAACACCATTGACATGTCTAttaacctcaccaccactactgagaaaacaaaaaatctttaTATCTCTGTTTTCTCCTTACACTCCTATTTTCCTCAGCATCACTTCACAAATTGCCCAAAAACCCTTATAAACACCATTGACATTTCTattaaccacaaccaccacaaaaatGCAAAATTGATACTTTAcacctccatatttttttccagacacttctatttttttcaccattaCTTCACAAATCACCATTAAACAcccataaccccttcagtaccatgacacttttCCCTACTcactgtgcttactatttgctgattttacacagctcaggaactcatgtgggggaattgaaatagtgaagactgaggccattaatcttctgacctccatagacccttcctcataataaaaattgtctaatcgtacacaaatcttccggtaaaaaaatgtgtcccagtattaactTAACATCACCACAGGGCCAGCATGAAAACATCGTAACAGTCCGTGAAATAGTGGTGGGGAGCAACATGGACAAGATTTACATAGTGATGGATTACGTGGAGCATGACTTGAAGAGCTTGATGGAGACGATGAGGCAGAAGAAGCAAGTGTTTACCATTGGGGAGATCAAGACTCTAATGCAGCAACTCCTCAAGGCTGTCCACCACCTGCACGACAACTGGATCCTGCACAGAGACCTCAAGACTTCCAACCTGCTTCTCTCTCACCGTGGTATTCTGAaggtgtgtcagagagagagagagagagagagagagacagacagacagaccaacagagagaaagagagacagacagaaagaggaggggaaggttctgtgtctgtgtgtttgtgtgagaaagattgagagagggaaggacaggttatggtatgttgtgtgtgcgtgtgagagagagagaaggttgtgtctgtttgtgtatatgtgagagagagagagagatgatgtatGTTtgttcactgtctgtctgtataggaggagagagcgagagaggataaggttgtattttttgtattgtgagagagagagagagctatggtatattctcttgtgtttcttttcatttcacataacccttctctctctctctctctctctctctctctctctctctctctctctctctctctctctctctctctctctcttttcatttctcctgcCTGTCTACCATTCTCATCACCTTCCTCTCACATCTCTCATAACACCCTTCCTATGTTCCCCACAGATATCCTTTCTTTACCATTCTGATCTTCCTCTCACATCCTAACACCTATATTTCTACACTCATCCTGTCTCTACCTTTCTCATTCCCTACATCACACAATCCTTTTACCTACCTTAATTCTCCCACCTACCCACCTAACACCTTCTTTATATCCTCAGGTGGGCGACTTTGGCCTGGCAAGAGAGTACGGGTCCCCTCTGAAGCACTACACGCCCATAGTGGTCACCTTGTGGTACCGTGCGCCTGAGCTGCTCCTGGGGGCCAAGCAGTACTCCACACACATTGATGTCTGGTCTGTGGGGTGTATCTTTGGGGAGCTGCTGGGGATGGAGCCAATGTTCCCAGGAAAATCAGAAATTGATCAGCTTAATAAGATTTTTAAGGTGGGTTTGTTTGGTGAGGGTTTGTGGAATGAagggagtgtttgtgtgtgtatgggggagGTAGTGGGTAAGAAGGGTAGAAggtgagctagagagagagagagaaacaaatgcagTAATATTTCTCAAAATTTTCCCTTTCCCAAATGACAATCTTAAAACATCACCTCCGCACATCTTCCTCTATTGACAAACACCCGACACACCACGTCACCTTtcaaaacaccctgaaaaaaGTCACCTTCAAATGCAAAATCACATcccaattaagaaaataaaacagaaaagaaacacaatctctttaacacacacacacacacacacacacacacacacacacacacacacacacacacacacacacacacacacacacacacactgctctccctttctcccaaaataagaaaacagcctttcaaaaaaaaataattacataatacacacacacactcccttctcCCCACAATGAGAAACAACAaccccctcactccccctcacAATGAATAACAGTGCCCCCTTCACCCTCCTACAGGACCTTGGCACCCCCAGCGACAAAATCTGGCCGGGGTACAACCAGCTGCCCCTCGTGAAGAAGACCCAGTTTGCTGACTACCCGTACAACCACCTCAGGGAACGCTTCAAGAGCAGGCTGTCCGATGAGGGCTTCAATCTGCTCaataggtctgtgtgtgtgtgtgtgtgtgtggg
Proteins encoded in this window:
- the LOC123513108 gene encoding LOW QUALITY PROTEIN: cyclin-dependent kinase 11B-like (The sequence of the model RefSeq protein was modified relative to this genomic sequence to represent the inferred CDS: inserted 1 base in 1 codon); translated protein: MDSHEEDGEIREEGRRHHHHHDPEQDDDDFSMSSYDGDQGDSLDIKPPQAVVQRREKREKREKRERHRHKGERHKERHRSSREHRGHDERRREHRKHRKEVGPREGDRREVRRHEKRHERGGRHERQMLDARSKIEKRKMMEREMQERRRDREHEEYYIDERESYEHLDYRRDHQGRGAGGGGMGGGGGSMGGEYGAYTHHRREERTLPQLSPRERAERDRRMERLLVADKQKELSQREAESRRQRREEXRREEQLSRHRVGGVGGDFLPHSSGRHSRAPHSPPQHQQQQGGMKKRKHHHQPYQHPGDAEVTIVSDEEEEEEELEEEEEEGVYEEAVEVKEEGKKRKRKRREEERGGGGGGGGGSNTHHSDSRDSGSSDSETDSDSESSSSTETDVEEEEKEENSATGREKGSDDHMSRSGSGTGSARSGTPSPTRARRYNDSPNMEGRRSDQEDATYLPESSPESPLELKEQLPSYFPAIMGCRSVDEFECLNRIEEGTYGVVYRAREKATNQIVALKRLKMEKEKEGFPITSLREVNTLLKGQHENIVTVREIVVGSNMDKIYIVMDYVEHDLKSLMETMRQKKQVFTIGEIKTLMQQLLKAVHHLHDNWILHRDLKTSNLLLSHRGILKVGDFGLAREYGSPLKHYTPIVVTLWYRAPELLLGAKQYSTHIDVWSVGCIFGELLGMEPMFPGKSEIDQLNKIFKDLGTPSDKIWPGYNQLPLVKKTQFADYPYNHLRERFKSRLSDEGFNLLNRFLTYNPQMRITCQKAIRHDYFHKEPPAPIDPAMFPTWPAKSENPHARSKKMGPSPKPPSGGKNFKDLVDGDDEMAATGFFLGGAASSGPGFVLKM